In Pantoea phytobeneficialis, one genomic interval encodes:
- a CDS encoding DUF1543 domain-containing protein, with the protein MNLFMFYVGGNAGKSNIEVHDIQFVAADQPQDAWPALREAWFGDADKIHIDGYARITWADGYRVSLSPEPATGGEHLFFVNAGAYHPSTLAELHAFDLFVAQDAAQAKASALERLLKGADQQHKDNLKEVDDCLLLDKIGNLYVHLTPDANGQPFQPEWQGYQPIGVE; encoded by the coding sequence ATGAACCTGTTTATGTTTTATGTTGGTGGTAATGCCGGGAAATCGAATATTGAAGTCCATGATATTCAATTTGTTGCGGCTGACCAGCCGCAGGATGCCTGGCCTGCGTTACGTGAAGCCTGGTTTGGTGACGCGGATAAAATTCATATCGATGGCTACGCACGTATTACCTGGGCGGATGGCTATCGCGTGTCGCTGTCGCCAGAACCGGCAACCGGTGGCGAGCACTTGTTCTTTGTGAATGCCGGTGCCTACCATCCTTCAACCCTGGCGGAACTGCATGCCTTTGACTTGTTTGTAGCGCAGGATGCCGCGCAAGCAAAAGCCAGCGCGCTGGAGCGGTTGCTGAAAGGGGCAGATCAGCAACACAAGGACAATCTGAAAGAGGTGGATGATTGTCTGCTGCTGGATAAGATAGGGAACTTATATGTGCACCTGACCCCGGATGCAAACGGCCAGCCGTTTCAGCCAGAGTGGCAGGGATATCAGCCGATAGGTGTTGAGTAA
- a CDS encoding methyl-accepting chemotaxis protein translates to MAKRLSDKKKMSTRTQMLLTGALTITLGFTVTIGVLNWQSSHEQKSLAENYLQQIAQSQALQIQQDLSYARDVAHNLGHSIIALPGAGVQDRKVIDKMMESTLRDNPSYLSVSVIMEENAFDGRDAEFASQAGQAPKGRYAWFVDRDQSGNFAMHPLTSIFTPGQGDYYLLPQKSQKDTLIEPYSYAYNGVPTLLTSVAAPIVSQGKLWGVVTSDISLASLQDRVNKIKPWEGTGYAMLLSSAGNVVSYPDKSQTTKAWKGNTNHFSSAVSEGHDAILGENALMTWQPIVIGNSDQKWYLGVVAPVSEVMAAANRQLVNAIVLMVISILLVSALLGILFSRKVLKPIGGEPLEAATIALAVADGKLDNAIAVKNRDTSSLFYALSTMQDQLRDIVGQIQDASASVRQGAGEIASGNLNLASRTEQQAAALEQTAASMEQITATVKHNAANAHQATTLTDNATHIASRGEALVGEVVQTMAQIDDSAKKIGDITAIINSIAFQTNILALNAAVEAARAGEQGRGFAVVASEVRNLAQRSANAVKEIAALIEESSQRVDSGVQLVRDAGKTMQEMTQAVHSVRTIIGEIVTASDEQARGISQVTIAVNEMDGTTQQNAALVQQMSAAASSLEDQAAQLAQTVGRFHLA, encoded by the coding sequence ATGGCCAAACGACTGTCTGATAAGAAAAAGATGAGTACCCGCACGCAAATGCTGCTGACGGGTGCCTTAACCATTACCCTTGGCTTTACCGTCACCATTGGTGTGCTTAACTGGCAATCCAGCCACGAACAAAAATCCCTGGCCGAAAATTATCTGCAACAGATAGCGCAGAGCCAGGCGCTGCAAATCCAGCAGGATCTCAGCTATGCGCGTGATGTGGCGCATAACCTCGGTCACAGCATTATCGCGCTGCCGGGCGCGGGTGTGCAGGATCGAAAAGTCATCGACAAGATGATGGAATCTACGCTGCGTGACAATCCCAGCTATCTTTCTGTCTCGGTGATTATGGAAGAGAACGCCTTTGACGGGCGTGACGCCGAGTTTGCCAGCCAGGCAGGACAGGCTCCGAAAGGCCGCTATGCCTGGTTTGTTGACCGCGATCAGTCCGGCAATTTCGCCATGCATCCGCTCACCTCGATTTTTACACCGGGCCAGGGTGACTATTATTTGCTGCCGCAGAAAAGCCAGAAAGACACGCTGATTGAGCCTTACAGCTACGCCTACAATGGCGTGCCGACGCTGCTCACCTCAGTTGCGGCACCGATTGTCAGCCAGGGCAAACTCTGGGGCGTGGTGACGTCTGATATTTCGCTGGCGTCATTGCAGGATCGGGTGAATAAAATCAAACCCTGGGAAGGCACGGGCTACGCCATGCTGCTCTCCAGCGCCGGGAATGTGGTTTCTTACCCGGATAAAAGCCAGACCACCAAAGCGTGGAAAGGTAATACCAACCACTTCAGCAGCGCCGTCAGTGAGGGTCATGACGCCATTCTCGGTGAAAATGCCCTCATGACCTGGCAGCCGATCGTCATCGGCAACAGCGACCAGAAATGGTATCTCGGTGTGGTGGCCCCGGTCAGCGAAGTGATGGCGGCAGCCAATCGCCAATTGGTCAACGCCATCGTGCTGATGGTCATCAGCATCCTGTTGGTCAGCGCTTTGCTGGGTATCCTGTTTAGCCGCAAGGTGTTGAAACCGATTGGCGGCGAGCCGCTGGAAGCCGCCACCATCGCGCTGGCTGTGGCGGATGGCAAACTGGATAACGCGATTGCCGTGAAAAACCGCGATACCAGCAGCCTGTTCTATGCGCTGAGTACCATGCAGGACCAGTTGCGCGATATCGTTGGCCAGATCCAGGATGCCAGCGCCTCGGTGCGCCAGGGGGCGGGTGAAATCGCCAGCGGTAACCTGAATCTGGCGTCACGCACGGAACAACAGGCCGCCGCCCTCGAGCAGACTGCTGCCAGCATGGAGCAGATTACCGCGACGGTGAAACATAACGCCGCCAATGCGCATCAGGCGACCACCCTGACCGACAATGCGACGCACATTGCCAGCCGTGGCGAGGCGCTGGTCGGTGAAGTGGTGCAGACTATGGCGCAAATTGACGATAGCGCGAAAAAGATTGGCGACATCACCGCCATCATCAACAGCATCGCTTTCCAGACCAATATCCTGGCGCTGAACGCCGCGGTAGAAGCGGCGCGGGCCGGCGAGCAGGGGCGCGGATTTGCGGTGGTGGCTTCTGAAGTGCGTAACCTGGCGCAGCGCAGCGCCAATGCGGTGAAAGAGATTGCCGCGTTGATTGAGGAGTCCAGCCAGCGTGTCGACAGCGGTGTGCAGTTGGTGCGTGATGCCGGGAAAACCATGCAGGAGATGACTCAGGCAGTACATTCGGTACGCACCATTATCGGCGAGATCGTCACCGCGTCGGATGAGCAGGCGCGCGGGATCAGCCAGGTCACTATCGCGGTCAATGAGATGGATGGCACCACCCAGCAGAACGCCGCGCTGGTGCAGCAGATGTCGGCTGCCGCCAGTTCGCTGGAAGATCAGGCTGCGCAACTGGCGCAGACCGTCGGACGTTTTCATCTCGCCTGA
- a CDS encoding MFS transporter, with protein MKRTLPAIGLFTFMVFIVGLNLRPVMAAIGPLFTRIQQDIHLTATQVSLLTSLPVIMMGLAALAGPLLLRWLGEVKGIASGLILLVLACLARGVSQQGLMLIASALLAGIGIGLIQALMPALIKRRFTRHAGTLMALFTTGIMAGAALAAASAAPLAARSGLALTLALPALPALLALLLWRQMLRSHEPVEVQPRVQAINPRRTWLLLVFFGIGTGAYTLVLAWLPAFYQQHGWSARQSGFLLGALTLTEVVAGFVLSALIHRFPDRRRPLLLVLLLILAGLISLMMLGGEQAWLPTLLLGLGIGALFPLSLIVTLDHARTAEQAGALLSMVQGGGYLLAALMPLIAGMVRDHAASFDSAWALMSVGIVLLMGMALRLRPQLMT; from the coding sequence GTGAAACGTACCTTACCTGCAATCGGCTTATTTACCTTTATGGTTTTTATCGTCGGTCTTAATCTCAGGCCGGTGATGGCCGCAATCGGGCCACTTTTTACCCGGATACAACAAGATATTCATCTCACGGCGACCCAGGTCAGCCTGCTCACCAGCTTACCGGTGATTATGATGGGCCTGGCGGCGTTGGCGGGACCCTTGCTGCTGCGGTGGCTGGGGGAGGTCAAAGGGATTGCCAGCGGATTAATTCTGCTGGTACTGGCCTGTCTGGCTCGCGGAGTCAGCCAGCAGGGGTTGATGTTAATTGCCAGTGCCTTGTTGGCCGGGATCGGTATTGGACTGATTCAGGCGCTGATGCCTGCACTGATTAAACGGCGCTTTACGCGCCATGCCGGTACGCTGATGGCGCTATTTACCACCGGGATTATGGCCGGTGCGGCACTGGCGGCCGCCAGTGCCGCACCGCTGGCCGCACGCTCGGGCTTAGCGTTGACGCTGGCGTTGCCGGCATTGCCAGCGTTACTGGCTTTGCTGCTCTGGCGTCAAATGCTGCGTTCTCACGAGCCCGTTGAGGTACAACCCCGCGTCCAGGCGATCAATCCGCGACGTACCTGGCTGTTGCTGGTGTTCTTCGGTATCGGTACCGGTGCTTACACGCTGGTACTGGCATGGCTGCCCGCGTTTTATCAGCAACATGGCTGGAGCGCCCGACAAAGCGGTTTTCTGCTCGGCGCATTGACGCTGACGGAGGTGGTGGCTGGTTTTGTACTTTCCGCGCTGATCCATCGTTTTCCCGATCGTCGCCGTCCCCTGTTACTGGTACTGCTGCTTATCCTCGCTGGCCTGATCAGCCTGATGATGTTGGGCGGCGAACAGGCCTGGCTGCCCACGTTACTGCTGGGGTTAGGAATTGGCGCGTTGTTTCCCCTGTCGCTGATCGTCACTCTCGATCATGCCCGGACAGCGGAGCAGGCGGGTGCGCTGCTGTCGATGGTGCAGGGCGGAGGTTATCTGCTGGCGGCATTGATGCCGTTGATCGCCGGCATGGTACGTGATCATGCTGCCTCCTTTGATAGCGCCTGGGCGTTGATGAGTGTCGGGATCGTGCTGTTGATGGGGATGGCCCTGCGTCTGCGCCCTCAATTGATGACCTGA
- the cybB gene encoding cytochrome b561 translates to MQNKFAPSQVFLHWLTFLLVVTAYCTMEFRGLATRGSWQGFAMIIGHFSAGSCVLVLMLSRVLLRFRHRSPAIVPKPPHWQTGLAHLMHLALYLFFIVLPILGILSRFYLGRTWWLFGIPMPVSSDPDPDFSDTLSGWHETLAPYGYWLVGLHAAAALVHHYLIKDNTLLRMMPARRSR, encoded by the coding sequence ATGCAGAACAAATTCGCCCCCTCGCAGGTTTTTCTCCACTGGCTGACATTTCTACTGGTCGTCACCGCGTATTGCACCATGGAATTTCGCGGGTTGGCGACGCGGGGTTCCTGGCAGGGGTTTGCCATGATCATTGGTCATTTCAGCGCGGGAAGTTGCGTGCTGGTGCTGATGCTATCGCGTGTATTATTGCGTTTTCGCCATCGCAGTCCAGCCATCGTACCCAAACCGCCGCACTGGCAAACCGGGCTGGCGCATCTGATGCATCTGGCGCTGTATCTGTTTTTTATCGTGCTGCCGATTCTCGGCATTTTGTCGCGTTTCTATCTTGGCCGTACCTGGTGGTTGTTTGGCATCCCGATGCCCGTCAGCAGCGATCCCGATCCAGATTTCTCGGATACCCTCAGTGGCTGGCATGAAACCCTCGCCCCTTACGGTTACTGGCTGGTGGGCCTACACGCTGCCGCCGCGCTGGTGCATCATTACCTGATCAAAGACAACACCCTGCTGCGTATGATGCCCGCACGTCGTTCACGTTGA
- a CDS encoding MarR family transcriptional regulator has product MADHVDFVTQQWASAMPELDASSMAVFGRMLRIMKHLAKTRGEALAPFGFHEGEFDVLATLRRAGNPFCLSPTQLYKSLLVTSGAMTHRLNRLEQVGLITRVADPQDKRSTLVALTTAGQEKIEQALQVHTQTQSALLAALQPAQQQQLSALLSQLLTACEQET; this is encoded by the coding sequence GTGGCGGATCACGTCGATTTCGTGACACAACAATGGGCCAGCGCCATGCCGGAGCTGGATGCATCGTCGATGGCCGTTTTTGGCCGGATGCTGCGCATTATGAAACATCTGGCGAAAACGCGAGGCGAGGCGCTGGCCCCGTTTGGTTTTCACGAGGGGGAATTTGATGTGCTGGCGACGTTGCGCCGTGCAGGAAACCCCTTCTGTTTATCGCCCACCCAACTGTATAAGTCGCTGCTGGTCACCTCGGGAGCGATGACCCATCGACTGAATCGGCTGGAACAGGTCGGGCTAATCACCCGCGTGGCCGATCCACAAGACAAACGCAGCACGCTGGTGGCATTAACCACCGCCGGGCAGGAGAAAATTGAGCAAGCGTTGCAGGTGCATACCCAAACGCAAAGCGCGTTACTGGCCGCGCTGCAACCGGCACAACAGCAACAGCTTTCGGCGTTGCTGAGTCAGTTGCTCACTGCCTGTGAACAGGAAACGTAA
- a CDS encoding helix-turn-helix domain-containing protein codes for MLVGLQNGDLTLREGESMQNQPNGDDTPWVEHQPGIGVFRSRQFTLSGGMRLVQSDYQPLTALAEVSRPGSSFPQLVLTFGLCGSSRFRADSGCEVLFNAGHLTVTSFQHSSGERLYRAGERVQQLRLVLNADSAQRYLGAETAEMLLHQPQLKRHLFSPFGGATAAQLNNVPTDPLLREIQALNLLALHRHQLQPQVVPEKKRHPQDLERVEQAHSWMLTHLAEPFTLATLALAVGLSDYQLKKGFQQHFGCTPGEKLLALRMQKAHQLLEEGYQVAQAAWQVGYQHPRNFSVAFQRYFGRPASQVAGRGQST; via the coding sequence ATGCTCGTTGGTCTGCAAAACGGTGATTTGACTCTGCGCGAGGGCGAAAGCATGCAAAACCAGCCAAACGGCGACGACACGCCCTGGGTTGAACATCAACCAGGTATTGGTGTATTTCGCTCACGTCAATTCACGCTGTCAGGTGGCATGCGGCTGGTGCAGTCCGACTATCAACCCCTCACCGCGCTGGCCGAAGTTTCGCGCCCTGGAAGTTCGTTCCCCCAGTTGGTGCTGACCTTTGGCTTGTGTGGCAGTTCGCGGTTTCGTGCCGATAGCGGCTGTGAAGTGCTGTTTAACGCCGGGCATCTTACCGTCACCAGCTTTCAGCACAGCAGCGGAGAACGCCTTTATCGCGCCGGTGAACGGGTACAGCAGCTCCGTCTGGTGCTCAACGCCGACAGCGCGCAACGTTATCTGGGAGCCGAGACGGCAGAAATGTTGCTGCACCAGCCGCAACTGAAGCGTCATCTGTTCAGCCCTTTTGGTGGTGCCACTGCCGCCCAACTTAATAACGTGCCGACCGATCCACTGCTACGTGAAATCCAGGCGTTAAATTTGCTGGCGCTGCATCGTCATCAGTTGCAACCGCAGGTTGTTCCGGAAAAAAAACGCCATCCTCAGGATCTTGAACGCGTTGAGCAGGCGCATAGCTGGATGCTGACCCATCTGGCGGAACCTTTTACCCTGGCAACGCTGGCGTTGGCTGTCGGACTCAGTGATTACCAGCTCAAGAAAGGCTTCCAGCAGCATTTCGGCTGTACCCCCGGAGAGAAATTACTGGCGTTACGCATGCAGAAGGCGCATCAGTTGCTGGAGGAAGGGTACCAGGTCGCCCAGGCGGCGTGGCAGGTGGGGTATCAGCATCCACGCAATTTCAGCGTGGCGTTTCAACGCTACTTTGGACGCCCGGCCAGTCAGGTTGCCGGGCGTGGTCAGTCAACGTGA
- the yefM gene encoding YoeB-YefM toxin-antitoxin system antitoxin YefM → MRTITYSEARQHLSETMMKTVEDRAPILITRQNGDDCVLMSLEEYNSLEETAYLLRSPANAKRLMNSIESLRNGNTIEKDIDE, encoded by the coding sequence ATGCGTACCATAACTTATAGTGAAGCCAGACAGCATCTTTCGGAAACGATGATGAAAACGGTAGAGGATCGTGCCCCCATTTTGATCACCCGACAGAATGGCGACGACTGTGTCTTGATGTCGTTGGAAGAATACAATTCATTGGAAGAAACAGCCTATCTTCTGCGTTCACCCGCCAATGCCAAACGATTGATGAACTCGATTGAGAGCTTGCGTAATGGGAACACCATTGAAAAGGATATTGATGAGT
- a CDS encoding class I SAM-dependent methyltransferase, with protein MTSPLPFLDNLLAQHALSGAVALAFEQRLFDFLTRQADATQVANHFGWQPEPVEHWLRLLWSGELLQRRGVEYHTPQTAQPYLCHSGTHYIGDAWHYRQQLLQQFARKLPDLLKRSTPGWQDPLEIETAWADAAMSQIAQEQRALSGATACAIASTLADFQRPARLLDMGGGPGLITLALAERFPQLSGVVLDLPKTATVAQQNIERAGLGGRFSACSQLAESELVDIIWCSSLLYFVEDRQAMLQQLYRRLKPGGLLISAHAEVPADPVEARQVLPFFTPLMMRGYTVTQQGVLSGELQQAGFIIEAIQRMQPFPMSPLDVHLARKARI; from the coding sequence ATGACATCCCCGTTACCTTTTCTCGATAACCTGCTGGCACAACATGCCCTGAGTGGCGCTGTGGCGCTGGCGTTTGAACAGCGATTATTCGATTTCCTGACCCGGCAGGCGGATGCCACGCAGGTGGCAAATCATTTTGGCTGGCAGCCCGAACCGGTGGAGCACTGGCTGCGCCTGCTGTGGAGCGGGGAATTGTTGCAGCGCCGTGGGGTGGAATACCACACGCCGCAAACAGCACAACCGTATCTGTGCCATAGCGGAACACATTATATCGGTGACGCCTGGCATTATCGTCAGCAACTGTTGCAGCAGTTTGCCCGCAAACTGCCTGACTTGCTGAAGCGCAGCACCCCCGGCTGGCAGGACCCGCTGGAGATTGAAACTGCCTGGGCTGATGCAGCGATGAGCCAGATTGCCCAGGAGCAGCGGGCACTGAGCGGCGCGACCGCCTGCGCCATTGCCAGCACGCTGGCTGATTTTCAGCGTCCGGCGCGCCTGCTGGACATGGGCGGCGGGCCAGGCCTGATCACTCTGGCGTTGGCTGAGCGTTTCCCGCAGCTGTCCGGTGTGGTGCTTGATCTGCCCAAAACCGCCACGGTGGCACAGCAAAATATTGAACGTGCCGGATTAGGCGGGCGCTTTAGCGCCTGTTCACAACTGGCGGAAAGCGAGCTGGTCGACATTATCTGGTGCTCCTCCTTGTTGTATTTTGTCGAGGATCGCCAGGCGATGTTGCAGCAGTTGTACCGCCGCCTGAAACCGGGAGGGCTGTTGATCAGTGCGCATGCCGAGGTGCCTGCCGACCCGGTGGAAGCACGTCAGGTGCTACCGTTCTTCACACCATTAATGATGCGAGGTTACACTGTCACGCAACAGGGCGTGCTGAGTGGGGAATTGCAGCAGGCGGGTTTTATCATTGAGGCGATTCAGCGGATGCAACCCTTCCCGATGTCGCCGCTTGATGTCCATCTGGCGCGCAAAGCGAGAATCTAA